TTTTTTTATACATATAATTCAACTAAAAATGGACATCATAACTATTGTAATTAGCGCCATAGTTGGTATTGCGATTGGTTTTTTTATTGCAAAAATACTCGAGCGCAATAACGCCTCCCAACTTATAATAAGAGCAAAAAAGAGCGCATCCTCAATACTGAAAGAGGCAAAATCAGAAGCCGAAACCATAAAAAAGGATAAAATTCTTCAGGCTAAAGAGAAGTTTTTGGAACTGAAGTCAGAGCACGAAAAAGTAATCCTTAACCGTGATAAAAAGATTTCAGAAGCAGAAAAAAGAACACGCGATAAAGAATCACAAGCTTCCAGCGAACTTGCAAAATTGAAAAAATTAAATGCTGAGCTTGAAGAAAAAAAGACCGATTATGACGAGAGAATTTCCTTACTCGACAAAAAGCAGAGCGAAGTAGAAAAGCTTCACCGAAGTCAAGTGGAACAGTTGGAGGTAATTAGCAGTCTTTCTGCTGAAGATGCAAAGGCGCAACTGATGGAAAGCTTGAAAGACGAAGCCAAGACGCAGGCAATGGCATATGTTCAATCTTCCATGGAAGAAGCAAAAATGACTGCCCAGCAAGAGGCCAAAAAAATTATAATCAATACCATTCAGCGTATAGGAACGGAAGAAGCAGTGGAAAACTGTGTATCTGTGTTCAATCTTGAAAGCGATGATGTAAAAGGTAGAATTATTGGACGTGAAGGTAGAAACATCCGCGCCATTGAAGCTGCCACGGGCGTGGAGATTATTGTTGACGATACACCAGAGGCTATCATTCTTTCCTGTTTTGATTCCGTGAGAAGGGAAATTGCGCGATTATCACTTCACAAATTGGTTACCGATGGGCGTATTCACCCGGCACGTATTGAAGAGGTGGTTCAAAAAACCACCAAACAAATTGAAGAGGAGATTATTGAAGTGGGAAAAAGAACCGTTATCGATTTGGGAATACACGGTCTGCACCCCGAACTTATAAAAGCCGTGGGACGTATGAAATATCGATCTTCTTACGGTCAAAATCTTTTGCACCACTCGCGCGAAGTGGCAAGACTTTGTGGTGTAATGGCTGCGGAGCTTGGACTGAACGCCAAATTGGCAAAACGGGCTGGATTGTTGCACGATATTGGAAAAGTTCCTGAAACGGAAACTGAAATGCCACACGCACTTTTAGGAATGCAATGGGCCGAAAAGTATGGAGAAAAACCAGAGGTTTGCAATGCAATTGGAGCCCACCACGATGAAATTGAAATGACCGGATTGCTCTCTCCAATTGTTCAAGTTTGCGATGCTATCAGCGGTGCAAGACCGGGTGCAAGACGCCAAGTGCTGGATAGTTATATTCAGCGGTTGAAAGATTTGGAAGATATTGCTTTCGGATTTGGTGGCGTAAATAAAGCATATGCAATCCAAGCAGGGCGAGAGCTTCGTGTAATGGTTGAAAGTGAAAAAGTGAGTGATGAAAAGGCAGCCCAGCTTTCTTTTGAAATTTCACAAAAAATCCAAACAGACCTGACCTATCCTGGACAGGTGAAAGTCACTGTTATTCGCGAAACACGTGCTGTGAACATTGCAAAATAAGACCAAGTATAGAAATAAAAAAAAGCTCCAAATGGAGCTTTTTTTATTTCTATTATTCAGGAAATTAGATTATTTAAAAACATTCTTTACAGTATCAATACCTTTTTTGATACTTTCAACAATAGGAGAATTTTCATCATAAATATCTTCATAACCCTTACTAGGTTCCTCAAAAAAATTTCCTGTTATAAATCGATAATGCTCGTCCAATTTGGCAATTGCCTTCATATCTGAATCTTCTAGTTCTATAGAGGCCGCTTTAAAATTTTCCTCTATGTGCTCCTTACTGGTTGATTTGGGGATTGCAGCGTTCCCGCGATGCGCATGCCAACTTATCAGAATTTGTCCGGCAGAGGCATTGTGTTTTCTTGCAATTTCTTTAATTGTTTTTATTTCCAAAAGATTGGGTTCGTCTTTTCCTTTCATGGCATCAGATCGATCTCCAGAACCCAAGGGGGAATAGGCGGTAATATGTATGTTTTCTGATTTGCAATATTTTAAAAGATCATCCTGTTGAAGCAGGGGATGAAGCTCCACTTGGTTCATTTCAGGCTTAATGGTCGCTTGGGCGATCAGATCTTTTAATTTTATATCACTGAAGTTGGAAACCCCAATGTGGCGTGCAAGGCCATCTTTCTTAGCTTTCTCCATCTGTTTCCAAGTTTCAATTATTGGCGCTTCCTCAGGAGTTAAGTAATCCTCAGGTTTTTTAGGAAATTCAACGCCATGTCTAAAAGCTACTGGCCAATGGATTAAAAATAAATCTAAATAATCGAGTTTAAGTTTCTTAAGGGATTCTTCCAAAGCGGGTCTTACCTGTCCTTCGGCATGCGAATCGTTCCAGAGTTTTGAGGTGATGAAAATGTCTTCACGAAATATTTCACCTTCGTCGAATATTTCAGAGAGCGCTTCACCTATCTCCTCTTCATTGCCGTAGGCGGCTGCGGTATCTATATGGCGGTACCCTGCGTGAATTGCATCTTTCACCGCCTTTTTAACTTTGCTGCCAGTGGATTTCCATGTTCCCAGCCCTATAGCGTGCATTTTATCTCCGTTGCTAAATTCTAATGTTTTCATTTTTTGTTTGATTTAGTTTTTCTTTTCAAAATACAAAAGGACAGTTGTAATTTGAAAGATTTGGGAAAGTTTAGGTTTTTTTTAACCAAGGCGAAACTTTAACCCATTGTTTTGTGCCTTAATGAAGTGTTGCACTTCAACTTATTTTCTTGGATGGTACCGATTGATGATTTCTGTCAAATGCGTTCGGTCTATATGGGTATATATTTCAGTAGTGGTAATGCTTTCATGGCCCAGCATTTCTTGTATGGCACGAAGATCGGCACCATTTTCTAGAAGATGCGTGGCAAAAGAATGCCGAAAGGTATGCGGGCTTATCGTTTTCCGGATTCCTGCTTTTTCAGCCAAACGTTTTACAATAGTGAATATCATGGCGCGGGTCAACGGTCTGCCATGCTGGTTTAGGAAAAGCGTATCCTTGGCGGCGGCATCAATTTCTTGATGTACCCTTACTTCCTTTCTATAAATAGTGATATATTTTTCGGTCGTTGTACCAATGGGAACTAAACGCTGCTTATCGCCTTTTCCCGTTACTTTAATAAATCCTTCATCAAAAAACAGATCGGAAATCTTTAGGTTGGTAAGCTCTGAAACGCGTAGGCCACAGCCATAAAGAGTTTCAAGAATTGCGCGGTTACGCTCGCCATGTTTGTTGCTTAAATCTATGGCATTTATAAGGGCGTCAATTTCATCAACAGCCAATGTATCCGGAAGCTTTCTTCCCAGTTTTGGGGATTCAATGAGTTCCAAAGGATTTGTTTTTCGATAATCTTCAAAGATTAGGTAATTAAAAAATCCTTTCAAACCAGAAATAAGCCTGCTTTGGGAGCGTGGGTTTACTTTTTTTGCGATCTCATAAATAAATTGCTGTAACGTTTCTTCAGAAATAAAAACTGGGGAGGTGTTTACTTGATTGGTTTCCAACCACTGTATCAGTTTTTTTACATCCAGCGAATAATTTATAATGGAATTTTCAGAAAGCCCACGTTCCAAACGCAAGTAGTTTTGATAATCCTTTAAACTCTGTTGCCACTTCATACTGCTATATTACCACTAAAAACAATAGTTAACAAAAAACTAAATGTATTTTAGGGCATAAGATTAAAGGTATCTTTGTGTTTTAATAAAAACTTTAAAATCCAAATTTATGAGAAATTTAATTGTAGCAGTTATTACATTATTTATTGGAACCACAACTTTTTCACAGGAAATTGACTTAGGGATTAAAGCCGGGGCCAACTTTGCAAATATCACGGATGCTTCAGGACTATCCAATAAAACTGGTTTTCAGGCAGGTATTTTTGCAGGGATAAAGTTTACCGATAAAGTGGGTATTCAAGCTGATTTGCTCTACTCCCAGCAAGGAGCTGAATTTGATGCTGGTGAATTTGACCTAACATATGTGAATGTGCCTGTGGTACTTAAATACTATTTAGTGCAAGGCCTAAACATTCAAGCGGGGCCGCAGTTTGGTTTTATTGTTGATGATGAAATAAAAACAGTATTTGGTGATATTGAAGAATCAATAGAGGCCGAAAAAACGGATGTTTCTGGAATAGTAGGGGCAGGGTATGATTTTCCTTTTGGGGTGCGTTTGGATGCTCGCTACAATTTTGGATTGACCAAAGTTGTTGATGGTAGCGACAGTAAAAACAGTGTTTTCTCTGTGGCATTGGGGTATTCGTTTCTTTAAAAAAAAATATTTTAAAATTTAGAAAATTTAAGCCACCTATTTAGGTGGCTTTTTTAGTATATTTTTTTATTAAAAAAATATATTGAATCAATTAAGTGATTTTTTTTTATCTTCGACTTTATTAACTAACATTTTAAAACAATTTAATTATGAAAAAAATTTTACTTTTTACAGCATTTGCAATTTTTGCATTTGTGAACTCACATGCGCAAGGAGAGTTTAGAATTGGTTTTAAAGCCGGTGTTAACGTTGCTTCAATAGGAGGGGATGATACGTTCGGAATTGGCAGCTTCGGTTCACGGACTGGATTTCACGTTGGTGCTCTTGTAGAAATACCAATAAATGAAAAATTTTCCGTTCAACCAGAACTTTTGTATTCAGCAAAAGGTAGTAATTATGATTTTTCTTCTGGGGATACCGATATTAAATTAGACTATATCGATGTGCCAATTTTAGCTAAATATCATATAATACAGGGGTTAAGCGCTGAATTAGGTCCAGTAATTGGAGTTTTGGTCAAAGCCGATGCTGATAATGGGGATGAAACTGAAGATATTAAGGAATTTTATAAATCAACAGATATTGGTATTGGTATTGGAGCCTCTTATAGACTTCCAATGGGAGTTTTCTTTAGTTTGCGTTACAACAAAGGATTGACCGACATAAATGACAATCCTGATACGAATGCAAAAAACCAAAACAACGTGTTCCAGGTTTCTGCTGGCTACTCGTTCTAAATTTCGAATTTTCCATTTTAAAAAGCAGGGCAAGGTTCCTGCTTTTTTTATTTATGGTCTGTTTTGTTTGTTTTTTTAAATTTCAGCTATCTTTAATGAGATAACCTTTAAAATCTTTAATTATGAAAAAACTCTTACTTTTTGTGGCAATTGCCGTAATGACTATTAGCAATGCCCAATCCCAGGAATTGCGGATAGGTGCAAAGGCTGGTGTGAATTTCGCCTCGGTAGGCGGGGACTTTACAGATAATTATGATGGGCGTACAAGCTTTCACATAGGTGGTTTGGTTGAAATTCCCATTTCCGAAAAATTTTCCATTCAACCTGAACTTTTATATTCCGGACAAGGTGCAAAATCTGAATATGATAACAGTTTTGGAGATAGTTTGGTAATCGGGAAGGAAAAATTAAAATTGGATTATATAAATATTCCCATTATGGCGAAATATTATATTATTGAAGGTTTGAGTGTGGAGGCGGGCCCACAATTTGGAATTTTAGTTTCTGCAAAAAATGAATACGAGGAGTCCGGCTTTAGAGGAGATATATCCGGGGAGGAAGATGTAAAGGATTTTTATAATACGTTAGATATTGGCTTTGGATTGGGTACATCTTATCGATTGAACAACGGGGTATTTTTCAGTGCCCGCTATGTGATTGGTCTAACAGATATTACTGATGATGGCGATGTCGATTTTGGATCTTTTGATATTGATGGTTATAAACAGCGCAATGGCCTATTGCAACTTTCAGCGGGATTCTCTTTTTAGATTAGAATCATATCGATATATAAAAGCAGGATCTATATTCCTGCTTTTTTTATTTTGATATATTTGCGACCCATAAACCACACTATGAAACTAAACCTACTTTTTATTCTATTCTTTATTTACTCAACCGCATTAATCGCCCAGACAAAAAAGTTTGAGGTAGGTCCTGTAATTGCCGTAGAGTTCCCATTTGCAACCAATGGCAATGATACTGATTTGGAATATGACTATTCCGTAAGACCTTCCGTAGGTGCAGCATTTAAAATTTCTTTTTCTGAAAAATTAAAACTGCAACCCGAACTGACTTTTCAGCTTCGGGAAGTAAAAGTGTATAGAAAAGGTAGTGATAATGCTTTACTGCGAAATTCTCCTGTATATATTGTAATTCCCGTATATGCAAATTATGCAATCAATGAAAAGTTTAGTTTGCTTTTTGGACCACGACTTGGGGTTGACCTTACATTTAGTGCTAGCTATAGTACAGGCTCAAACGGCACGTATAGCGAAACAACAGGTGAGAGTCCTGAGTTTGCTGGTGTGTTTGGGTTTCAATACACAACTCCCATCAATTTGTTCCTAAACGTAAAAGGAGTGTATGCTTTTACGAATCCCGATTATTCCGATGATATAAATGAAGGGGCAATAATGATAGGTGCCGGGTGGTTTTTTTAAGTCTTACCAAAACTCTTTGTTTAAAGCGCTATATTTGAAATGGTAAGTTTCTTTCTTTAAAAAAAAATAATAAATGAAAATCGTCATAATAAACGGCCCAAACCTAAACCTGCTCGGTAAACGCGAGAACGATATTTACGGCAACGAAACGTTCAATGATTTTTTTGAAAAGCTACAGAAAAGATATGCAAACCAAGAAATCTCTTATTTTCAATCCAACATTGAAGGGGAATTGATTGATAAAATACAGGAAGTAGGTTATACGTACGACGGTATTATTCTAAATGCCGCTGCCTATACGCATACATCCGTAGGAGTTGCCGATGCCGTGAAGGCGATAACCACGCCCGTTGTGGAAGTACATATATCCAATACTTTTTCAAGGGAAGATTTTAGGCATAAAAGTTATATCTCCCCAAATGCCAAAGGTGTAATAGTAGGTTTCGGGTTACAGAGTTATGAATTGGCTTTACAGAGTTTTATGAAATAGTATTGAGTACTTAGAATTGAGTAGTGAGAATAAAAAAACCGCAATATTGCGGTTTTTTATTTTAAATCACGATAGAGTCTCAATACTCAATACTCAAATCTATAAGTGAATCACTTCACCATAGGCATCCGCAACAGCTTCCATTACCGCTTCGCTCATCGTTGGGTGTGGGTGGATTGCTTTTAGCACTTCGTGGCCCGTTGTTTCCAGTTTTCTTCCCAAAACAGCCTCAGCGATCATATCGGTAACGCCGGCGCCAATCATGTGGCAGCCTAACCATTCCCCGTATTTGGCATCAAAAATCACTTTTACAAAACCGTCCTTTTCACCAGAGGCGCTTGCTTTCCCACTTGCGCTGAAAGGAAATTTTCCAACCTTCAGCTCGTACCCAGCATCCTTGGCTTGTTTTTCGGTCATACCAACGCTTGCAATTTCTGGCGAAGCATAGGTACAACCTGGAATATTTCCGTAATTAATAGGCTCTACGTGAAGGCCTGCAATTTTTTCAACACAGGTAATGCCTTCTGCCGAGGCCACGTGGGCGAGGGCAGGACCGGGCACAACATCGCCAATGGCGTAATAACCGGGAATGTTGGTTTGGTACCAATCATTAACCATTATTTTTCCTTTATCGGTAACGATACCAACATCTTCAAGCCCAATATTTTCAAGGTTTGAAGCAATTCCTACTGCCGAAAGAACGATTTCAGCTTCCAGGGTTTCTTCCCCTTTGGAGGTTTTTACGGTAGCTTTTACCAGCTTTCCCGAGGTATCCAATTTCTCTACGGAAGAATTCGTCATTACTTTTATTCCCGCTTTTTTGAAAGAACGCTCAAATTGTTTTGAAACGTCTTCATCTTCCAGCGGAACTAGATTTGGCAAAAACTCAACAATTGTTACTTCGGTTCCCATAGAATTGTAGAAATGGGCAAACTCAACGCCTATGGCGCCACTGCCCACAACAATCATACTTTTGGGTTGTTTCTTTAGTGTCATTGCCTCACGATAACCAATTACCTTTTTGCCGTCCTGTTTTAGATTTGGCAATTCGCGTGATCGGGCTCCGGTGGCAATGATTATATGGTCTGCGGAATATTCCTTTCCATCCACGTCAACTTTTTTTCCGGGTTTTATTTTTCCAAAGCCGTTTATAACTTCAATTTTGTTTTTTTTCATTAAAAACTGAACGCCTTTGCTCATACCTTCGGCAACACCACGGCTTCTTTCAATTACTTTTCCGAAATCTTTATCAAACTCCTTTACGGTAAGTCCGTAACTGTCTGCGTGTTTTAGATACTCAAAAACTTGGGCACTTTTTAAAAGTGCTTTGGTGGGAATACAGCCCCAATTTAAACAAACGCCTCCAAGGCTTTCCTTTTCAACAATGGCGGTCTTTAAACCTAATTGTGAAGCCCGTATGGCTGTTACATATCCGCCGGGGCCGCTTCCTAAAACTATTACGTCGTATTTACTCATTATGTAATTTTAAGTGTATTTCTTTTGAAGCAACGAATTTACGAAATACCAAGGGAATTACTCAATTCATATTTCCTATTTCCAAATAAATTTTCTGGGCTAAGGATGAGTAAAAATCTCCAACCGTAATCAAAGTAGTGCTTTACAGGAAGTTTAAACATAATATTAAAGCTTACATTTATTTTTTTGATGAAAATTTGCAAAGCCCTATGTGAATGTCGTACATTTAAAATTTGATAGTCAAGTCTCTCCACTATCAAGTCAAATTTCAAACCTTCGAAATTTGTATGCCGACTGTAAGCCGACTGTAAGCCGACTCTATGCCGATTCTATGCCGTCTTCATGCCGACTATACCCCATAGATACTTCACTGCTGCTCCCTAATCAAGCCTATAAATCTCTCTTTATAATAGAGTCTTAAAGCGCCAGGTCGATGAATGGCCACACGAGTTTCTGCTTTCCCAAGTTTTAGAAAAGTTTATGGATAGAAGGATTGCCAATAAAAATTGGATAAACGCTATCAATCGGAGTGGGGTCGTGATGGACAGAAAAAAGGCCAAATTAGAGAAAATCGATCTTTCAAACATTATAAAAACATCAAAATCCAAAAGTTTAAATTTATGGAATTTGATGTTTTATTTATTAGCTAAGGAAAGCTTGAGCTAAAACTAATATATTATTTCTTATTAAACCCTAATGAAAGAGAATTTACACAATACCGTTGTCCCGTTTCCGTAGGCCCATCATTAAAGATATGTCCTAAATGGCTGCCACAGTTGGAGCAGAGAATTTCGGTACGCATCATGCCATGTGATGTATCTTTCACATATTCTACAGCACCTTCTATAGAATCGTCAAAAGACGGCCATCCACAACTGCTTTCAAACTTGCTTTCGCTTGTAAAAAGCGGCGTGTGGCAAGCTCCGCAGACATAGGTGCCGTTTTCAAAATGCAGGTTATACTCCCCAGTGCGTGGAAATTCTGTTCCCTTTTCACGAAGAATGTGGTACCTTTTTTCGCCCAGTTGCTCGCGCCATTCGGCTTCAGATTTTGTTACGGGGTATTTATTTGGATTCTCCATTGTCGGGAATAAAATTTAGTGCCACACCATTTATACAGTGTCTTTTACCTGTGGTTTCTTCAGGGCCATCGTCAAAAACATGCCCTAGGTGCCCGCCACAAACGGCGCAATGTTCCTCGGTGCGGGTATAGCCCAATTTATTATCTGTTGAATAGGCAACGTTTCCTTCAATGGCCCGGTCAAAACTGGGCCAACCTGTGCCGCTGTCAAACTTGTGTTCGCTTTCAAAAACAGGTGTTCCACAGCCTGCACAAACGTATGTGCCCTTTTTATGATTGTCATTTAATTCACTTGAAAAAGCACGTTCCGTACCTTCGTGGCGCAAAACCCTATATTCTTCCGGTGAAAGCTGGGCTTTCCATTCGGCATCGGTTTTGTTTACGGTAAAGGTTTCTTTTTCGGGAGTCTTGCCTTTTTGTGCAGGGGAATTGCAGCTAAAAAACAATAGACTGATACATAATAGACTGAATGACTTCATAGATATAAAATTGATTTTTAAGAAATGTTTAGATATGCAACTTTGTCTTTGGAAACAATGAATACTTACAGTTTACAAAGACTTTGATACTAAAGTTCTATTTTTTCAATTTGTGAGCCATCGGTTTGCATTACTTCCAAAAGATCGTCCATTGAAGGATTTGTTTTTGCAAATTCTGCAGGCACCACGGCTATTCTAAATATTTGATTTGTGGTGGGATCGGGATTGTCTCCAATATTAGTAAGATCGAAATTTCCTTCAATAGTAAACTGGATGTCAACAAATGTATGATTGAAGTTATATTGGTACACATCACCAGTATCATCAAGGTAAAAAACGCTTTGCGGAAGCTGTGTCCATATATCAGCCGTTTCGCCATTTCCAATATCGCCACGTCCTTCATATCTATAAGCTAAGACTACATCACTTTCAAAAACTTCAAAAGGAAATTGAATAAATGATGTTTCATAAATATTCTCGGAAGGAATATAATTAAAATCAACATTTGCTTCAAAAACCTGAGCATACACCAAACCACCCGGTTCACCCGGAGGTCCTGGGTCACCTTCGCAGGAAGTAAATAAAATGGTTGATGAAAGGGCCAAAAAAAGAAGTATGTTTTTCATAATAAGTAATTTTAAAGATTATAGGTTTAGGCTGTTCAAAAGTCGTTCCAACTTTTAAAAGGCTATAAATTTAAAGGCTTCCAGAACACTTCACTATTAAGAAAACATTAAAGTTTAGAAAATTTTGGAATAATAGTTGAAAAATTAATTTTACAATAATTTTAATACCATACTACAATTTATATTCCTAGTTTTAACGTTAAATCAAAACCATCATCGCTATATGAAAGTTTTAAAATCATTATCCATATTATTTTTGGGAACACTAGTTGTAGCCTGTAGCACCAATCCTTTTACGGGAAAACAAACTTTGGCTTTAGTTCCCAATTCACAGATTTTACCAATGGCGTTTCAACAATATCAGGAATTTTTGACTGAGCATAAAGTTGTGACCAATACCGCTAATGCCCGAATGGTGAAAAATGTAGGGCAAAAAATTGCCGCCGCAGCAGAAAGATATCTAAATGCAAACGGTTACGCAGGTTATTTATCAGATTATCGTTGGGAGTATAACTTAATTGATAGTCCCGAAGTGAATGCTTGGTGTATGCCTGGCGGAAAAATTGTAGTATACACAGGCATATTGCCAATAACCAAAGATGAAGCAGGATTAGCTGCAGTAATGGGCCACGAGGTTGCCCATGCCCTTGCCAACCATGGACAGCAACGTATGAGTGCTGGACAATTGCAACAATTGGGTGCGGTAGCCGGAAACATAGCTTTGGCAAATAACCCAGAAAATGCTCAAATTTTTAATACCGCTTATGGATTGGGCTCAAATCTGGGAGTAATGTTGCCTTTTAGTAGAAGCCACGAAACAGAGGCCGACCATATTGGATTAATTTTGATGGCCATAGCCGGATACGAACCAAGCGTTGCTGCAGAACTATGGCAGCGTATGCAGGCACAGGAGCAAGGAACACCGCCAGAATTTTTAAGTACTCACCCATCCAGCAGTACAAGAATTCAGAACATCCAAGCTTGGGTGCCAGAAGCAAAGGCAGAGGCAAGAAAATTTGGTGTTACTTCTTTTAAAAGATAAATTTGGATACATAAATTTTAAAATCCCGCTCCACGCGGGATTTTTTATTAGATTAGTGGCGTCAAAAATTTAAAAATAAGATGCCCAACTTACCCAAAGGAAGTAAAAGACTGCTAAACGCCTGGGCTTTTTATGATTGGGCAAATTCTGTTTATAGTCTTGTAATCGCCTCGGCTATCTTTCCCATTTTTTATCAAACGCTTTTTAAATCAGCGGGAGTTAGCACGGTCTCTATTTTTGGAGGAGCGATCAGGAGTACACCGCTAATCAGTTATACTACCGCTGCAGCCTTTTTAGTAGTTGCAATTATTTCACCGCTGCTTTCAGGTATTGCCGATTATGTTGGGAACAAAAAGAATTTTATGAAGTTCTTCTGTTATCTGGGCGCTATTTCCTGCATGGGGCTTTACTTTTTCAGTATTGAGAGCATTCATATTAGTCTTCTTTTTTATTTTGGTGGATTGATTGGTTTTTGGGGAAGTCTCGTTTTCTATAATTCGTATCTTCCGGATGTTGCCTTTCCCGAACAGCAGGACAGGGTAAGTGCACGTGGCTATTCATTAGGATATATAGGAAGTGTTGTACTGCTGCTTTTCAATTTGGGAATGGTCATGTTTCCTGAAGCTTTCGGTTTTGGGGAAGGGGGAGAAGCAAGTATGAAAGCGATGCGCTGGTCTTTTGTTACCGTAGGGGTTTGGTGGATTCTATTTAGCCAATATTCCTTTTATTTTCTTCCGAAGGGAAACAAAAGCGGAAAACGAGTTAGTACAAAAATACTTTTGAACGGTTTTAAGGAATTGAAAAGCGTTTATGGCTCGCTTTCCGAAAACATCCAACTTAAAAGATATTTGGCTGCGTTCTTTGTGTACAGTATGGCCGTACAAACTGTGATGCTTGTGGCTACTTACTTTGGTGAACAGGAAATTGCTTGGGGCGCTGACAATGCAAAGACAATGGGATTAATTATAAGTATTCTAATTATTCAATTGGTGGCGGTGGGTGGTGCAATTTTAACTTCCAGAGCATCAGAGAAATTTGGCAATATTCCGGTACTTGTTGTTATCAATATTATTTGGGTAGGTATTTGCGTGGTGGCATTTTTCATCCAAGAGCCGCTTGAATTTTATATTACGGCAGGAGTGGTTGGCTTGGTTATGGGTGGAATACAGTCCCTTTCTAGATCTACCTACTCAAAATTCTTGCCCGAAACGAAAGACACTACTTCCTATTTTAGCTTTTACGATGTTGCGGAAAAAATAGGGATTGTTATAGGAATGCTTATTTATGGATTTATTGACCAGATAACAGGAAGTATGCGCAATTCAATATTATTTTTGGTTCTATTTTTTATGGCTGGGGTATTTTTACTATTAAGAGTGCCAAGAAATAAAAACCATTAAACAATTTTTGTTTAAGTTTGCGTTTATTACCTACAAACTACTTATTTATGAAGAAAATGTATTTATTGAAGGGAATGCTATTGGTTTTTTTGGCATTTCAATTTTTTTCCTGTGAAAACGAGCCCCTCACAGGCGAATTTGTACAAGAAGAGCAAAACGATGCTGAAGAAGGCCAGTTTAGAGCGCAGATTGAAGGTCAGCAATTTATTGCAAATACAGTATCAGCAACCCTTACCACCGATAATGAACTTGTTATAACAGGCACTAAACCGGGAGGGGAAAGTATTGTTCTTACGATAGCAAATGCAGCTGTAGGTAGCTTCAATTTAACTTTAGGCGGTACCAATGAAAATAGCGGCAGCTATTTTGATGGATCGGCAAACGTGCTTCCCTATATTTCGGCAGATGCATTGGGCGGTTACGGCCTTATGAATATTACGGAACTTGACGCCAGTACTAATACCATTACGGGAACTTTTAGTTTTGTAGGCTTTCGCATAAAAGTAGATGGCGATGGAAACCCCATACTCGATGGAAACGGTGATCCTATTTTGGAAAATATTGAAATTTCCAACGGAGCTTTCAATGGTATAGAATACGTAATAGACGACACTGGCGGAGGTGGCGGCACAGGCAACCCTAATGATGAATTTTTTGCAAAAGTTGATGGCGTTGATTTTATTGCTGATACAATTACGG
The Aequorivita iocasae genome window above contains:
- the aroQ gene encoding type II 3-dehydroquinate dehydratase, yielding MKIVIINGPNLNLLGKRENDIYGNETFNDFFEKLQKRYANQEISYFQSNIEGELIDKIQEVGYTYDGIILNAAAYTHTSVGVADAVKAITTPVVEVHISNTFSREDFRHKSYISPNAKGVIVGFGLQSYELALQSFMK
- the lpdA gene encoding dihydrolipoyl dehydrogenase, translating into MSKYDVIVLGSGPGGYVTAIRASQLGLKTAIVEKESLGGVCLNWGCIPTKALLKSAQVFEYLKHADSYGLTVKEFDKDFGKVIERSRGVAEGMSKGVQFLMKKNKIEVINGFGKIKPGKKVDVDGKEYSADHIIIATGARSRELPNLKQDGKKVIGYREAMTLKKQPKSMIVVGSGAIGVEFAHFYNSMGTEVTIVEFLPNLVPLEDEDVSKQFERSFKKAGIKVMTNSSVEKLDTSGKLVKATVKTSKGEETLEAEIVLSAVGIASNLENIGLEDVGIVTDKGKIMVNDWYQTNIPGYYAIGDVVPGPALAHVASAEGITCVEKIAGLHVEPINYGNIPGCTYASPEIASVGMTEKQAKDAGYELKVGKFPFSASGKASASGEKDGFVKVIFDAKYGEWLGCHMIGAGVTDMIAEAVLGRKLETTGHEVLKAIHPHPTMSEAVMEAVADAYGEVIHL
- the msrB gene encoding peptide-methionine (R)-S-oxide reductase MsrB — protein: MENPNKYPVTKSEAEWREQLGEKRYHILREKGTEFPRTGEYNLHFENGTYVCGACHTPLFTSESKFESSCGWPSFDDSIEGAVEYVKDTSHGMMRTEILCSNCGSHLGHIFNDGPTETGQRYCVNSLSLGFNKK
- the msrB gene encoding peptide-methionine (R)-S-oxide reductase MsrB: MKSFSLLCISLLFFSCNSPAQKGKTPEKETFTVNKTDAEWKAQLSPEEYRVLRHEGTERAFSSELNDNHKKGTYVCAGCGTPVFESEHKFDSGTGWPSFDRAIEGNVAYSTDNKLGYTRTEEHCAVCGGHLGHVFDDGPEETTGKRHCINGVALNFIPDNGESK
- a CDS encoding collagen-like protein; amino-acid sequence: MKNILLFLALSSTILFTSCEGDPGPPGEPGGLVYAQVFEANVDFNYIPSENIYETSFIQFPFEVFESDVVLAYRYEGRGDIGNGETADIWTQLPQSVFYLDDTGDVYQYNFNHTFVDIQFTIEGNFDLTNIGDNPDPTTNQIFRIAVVPAEFAKTNPSMDDLLEVMQTDGSQIEKIEL
- a CDS encoding M48 family metallopeptidase, coding for MKVLKSLSILFLGTLVVACSTNPFTGKQTLALVPNSQILPMAFQQYQEFLTEHKVVTNTANARMVKNVGQKIAAAAERYLNANGYAGYLSDYRWEYNLIDSPEVNAWCMPGGKIVVYTGILPITKDEAGLAAVMGHEVAHALANHGQQRMSAGQLQQLGAVAGNIALANNPENAQIFNTAYGLGSNLGVMLPFSRSHETEADHIGLILMAIAGYEPSVAAELWQRMQAQEQGTPPEFLSTHPSSSTRIQNIQAWVPEAKAEARKFGVTSFKR
- a CDS encoding MFS transporter — protein: MPNLPKGSKRLLNAWAFYDWANSVYSLVIASAIFPIFYQTLFKSAGVSTVSIFGGAIRSTPLISYTTAAAFLVVAIISPLLSGIADYVGNKKNFMKFFCYLGAISCMGLYFFSIESIHISLLFYFGGLIGFWGSLVFYNSYLPDVAFPEQQDRVSARGYSLGYIGSVVLLLFNLGMVMFPEAFGFGEGGEASMKAMRWSFVTVGVWWILFSQYSFYFLPKGNKSGKRVSTKILLNGFKELKSVYGSLSENIQLKRYLAAFFVYSMAVQTVMLVATYFGEQEIAWGADNAKTMGLIISILIIQLVAVGGAILTSRASEKFGNIPVLVVINIIWVGICVVAFFIQEPLEFYITAGVVGLVMGGIQSLSRSTYSKFLPETKDTTSYFSFYDVAEKIGIVIGMLIYGFIDQITGSMRNSILFLVLFFMAGVFLLLRVPRNKNH